From one Pan troglodytes isolate AG18354 chromosome 13, NHGRI_mPanTro3-v2.0_pri, whole genome shotgun sequence genomic stretch:
- the LOC104005426 gene encoding 10 kDa heat shock protein, mitochondrial-like yields MAGQAFRKFLLLFDRVFVERIATTTVTKGGIMLPEKSQGKVLQAKGVAVGSGSKGKGGEIQPVSMRVGDKFLLLEYGGTRVVLDDKDYFLFRDGDILTGHCGSLLKSFIM; encoded by the exons ATGGCAGGACAAGCGTTTAGAAAGTTTCTTCTACTCTTTGACAGAGTATTTGTTGAAAGGATTGCCACCACAACTGTAACCAAAGGAGGCATTATGCTTCCAGAAAAATCTCAAGGAAAAGTATTGCAAGCAAAAGGAGTAGCTGTTGGATCAGGTTCTAAAGGAAAGGGTGGAGAGATTCAACCAGTTAGCATGAGAGTTGGAGATAAATTTCTTCTCCTAGAATATGGAGGCACCAGAGTAGTTCTAGATGACAAGGATTATTTCTTATTTAGAGACGGTGACATTCtgactgggcactgtggctcac TTCTGAAATCTTTCATCATGTAA